A window from Centropristis striata isolate RG_2023a ecotype Rhode Island chromosome 2, C.striata_1.0, whole genome shotgun sequence encodes these proteins:
- the LOC131982366 gene encoding uncharacterized protein LOC131982366 isoform X1 — protein MSTELYRASQPGGNDASVQGTTVGGSKPLHRFLKGQPKIIGIIKLVVGSSMFIDSIAMSLDYPVRGMMIIIPPGFLVGTLFIICGILYILTEHNPTKKTVTISLALSIVTILAALWTVLHIGITVGEGDDFRSYELMEDNVTEIDDPNWSPFETMVIAMELVFLFYTVVGGIIVIVMTCLAVAALRSSKSEVRKTFTHITVCALHVPHTKTMPHNIC, from the exons ATGTCCACTGAACTCTACCGTGCCAGTCAACCAGGTGGAAATGATGCAAGTGTTCAAGGCACCACAGTAGGGGGCAGCAAACCTTTACACCGCTTTCTTAAGGGGCAACCCAAGATTATTGGC ATCATCAAGCTGGTCGTGGGCTCATCTATGTTCATCGATTCCATCGCAATGTCACTAGACTACCCTGTTCGAGGCATGATGATAATCATCCCCCCTGGCTTCTTGGTGGGAACATTG TTCATCATATGTGGGATTCTGTATATTCTGACAGAGCACAACCCAACCAAGAAAACG GTGACCATATCATTGGCTCTGAGTATCGTGACCATACTGGCAGCACTTTGGACTGTGTTGCACATTGGGATCACAGTAGGTGAAGGCGACGACTTCCGAAGCTATGAGTTAATGGAAGACAATGTCACAGAAATTGATGATCCAAATTGGTCACCATTTGAG ACCATGGTAATAGCTATGGAACTGGTCTTCCTATTCTACACTGTTGTGGGTGGAATTATAGTCATTGTAATGACATGTCTGGCTGTGGCTGCCCTGCGTTCCTCAAAGAGCGAGGTAAGAAAGACTTTCACACACATTACAGTCTGTGCTTTGCATGTCCCACACACTAAGACAATGCCTCACAATATTTGCTGA
- the LOC131982366 gene encoding uncharacterized protein LOC131982366 isoform X2 yields MSTELYRASQPGGNDASVQGTTVGGSKPLHRFLKGQPKIIGIIKLVVGSSMFIDSIAMSLDYPVRGMMIIIPPGFLVGTLFIICGILYILTEHNPTKKTVTISLALSIVTILAALWTVLHIGITVGEGDDFRSYELMEDNVTEIDDPNWSPFETMVIAMELVFLFYTVVGGIIVIVMTCLAVAALRSSKSEAIIVMTTAASETPAD; encoded by the exons ATGTCCACTGAACTCTACCGTGCCAGTCAACCAGGTGGAAATGATGCAAGTGTTCAAGGCACCACAGTAGGGGGCAGCAAACCTTTACACCGCTTTCTTAAGGGGCAACCCAAGATTATTGGC ATCATCAAGCTGGTCGTGGGCTCATCTATGTTCATCGATTCCATCGCAATGTCACTAGACTACCCTGTTCGAGGCATGATGATAATCATCCCCCCTGGCTTCTTGGTGGGAACATTG TTCATCATATGTGGGATTCTGTATATTCTGACAGAGCACAACCCAACCAAGAAAACG GTGACCATATCATTGGCTCTGAGTATCGTGACCATACTGGCAGCACTTTGGACTGTGTTGCACATTGGGATCACAGTAGGTGAAGGCGACGACTTCCGAAGCTATGAGTTAATGGAAGACAATGTCACAGAAATTGATGATCCAAATTGGTCACCATTTGAG ACCATGGTAATAGCTATGGAACTGGTCTTCCTATTCTACACTGTTGTGGGTGGAATTATAGTCATTGTAATGACATGTCTGGCTGTGGCTGCCCTGCGTTCCTCAAAGAGCGAG GCCATTATAGTGATGACTACTGCAGCATCTGAGACACCAGCGGACTAA